CATCGGTAGCTGTGACTGGAACGATATTGCCTTAGCGGTGGCATGCCCTGTAATAGCTCGTTACCCAGAGCGCGAGGAGGTTGTGGTGCACGGCGGCGCTGTACATTTTTCCAAAGATGCCGCCAACCTAGATGGACAGCTTTCTTTTGGCCAAATCATGCAGTCAAACGCTGACGGCTGGGGAGGTCCGGTCGGCGGTGGTTACGTCAAAGGGCTCTCGCAAGAGCACGGGAAGATCCATCTACCCAAAACTATGATTCGAGATCTCAAACTCGGTGACTTACTGGTGATTGTGCCCGCCCACTCTTGCCTAACGATGGCCGCCATGGGCGATTTTGTGGTCTTTGATTAACTTGCAAAGAGCTGGTTCAAATCGGCAAACGACTTGAATTCTAATGCGTTGCCGCAGTAATCGTAAAAGAACATGGTGGCTTGCTCTCCGGTTTGCCCTTTGAAACGCACATAAGGCTCAATTACGAACTCAATACCAGCAGCCTTCACACGCTCAGCCAATTGTTCCCAATCGTTCATCGGCAATACCACGCCAAAGTGTGGTACTGGCACAGCATGACCGTCGACCGAATTGTGCGCCGCAGGCTGAACCCGTTCCGGTGCTACATGGGTTACCAGCTGATGCCCATAAAAATTCCAATCAATCCAATGATCCGACGAACGCCCCTGCTCACACTGCAGGATTTGCCCGTAGAATTTACGGGCATTATCGAGGTTCTTTACCGGAATGGCTAAATGAAAAGGACTTAATGTGCTCATTAAAAGGCATCCAAAGCTTGTTCAAGATCGGCGATTAGGTCGGCAGTTTCTTCGATCCCCACCGAAATTCGGACAAAGTTGTCATGAATTCCGAGCTTTTCACGGTTTTCTTTAGGAATAGACGCATGCGTCATAATCGCAGGGTGCTCAATTAAGCTTTCCACGCCGCCTAAACTCTCCGCGAGCGCGAAAATCTCAACCGCTTCTAGGAACTTACGCGCGCTTTCAATATCACCTTCCAAGAAGATTGAAATCATGCCGCCAAAGCCTTGCATTTGACGCTTCGCCAGTTCATGTTGCGGGTGACTCTCAAGCCCGGGATGTACTACTTTGCGAACCTTCGGGTGCGCTTCGAGCCACTTGGCAATTTCTAATGCAGCTTCATTGTGTTGACGCATTCTTAAAGCCAAAGTCTTCACGCCACGTAATGCCAAATAGCTGTCGAAAGGCCCAGCAATCGCGCCCACCGCGTTTTGCAAGAAAGTCATTTTCTCAACCAAATCATCACGGTCGCCAACGACCGCAACACCACCCACCATATCTGAGTGGCCATTGAGGTACTTCGTTGCAGAGTGCATGATAATGTCTGCACCGAGTTCGAGCGGGCGCTGGTTGTATGGCGTCGCAAAAGTATTATCCACAACCACAATCATATCTTCTCGATGTGCACGAGCAATCTTCACGATCGCTTCAATGTCTACCAATTTCAACATCGGATTACTGGGTGTTTCAATCCAGATCATCTTCGTTTCAGCGCGTAATGATCCTTTTACCGCATCTAAATCTACTAAATCCACATAGGAGAACTGCAAACCCGCAGAGCGTTCACGCACTTTATCGAATAGGCGGAAACTACCGCCGTATAAATCATCCATGGCAACCACATGGTCGCCGGTATCGAGAATTTCTAAAATAGTAGAAGTTGCAGCCATGCCGGAACCGAACGCATACCCGTTACGACCCCCCTCTAAATTGGCGATCGCTCGCTCCCATGCAAACCGCGTTGGGTTGTGTGAGCGCGAGTACTCAAAGCCGGCATGCACGCCAGGGCTCTGCTGAATATAAGTTGAACTCGTTACAATCGGTGGCATGACTGCACCCGTGACTGGCTCAGGCTCCTGACCGCCATGAATGGTACGTGTTGCAAAGCCTAGTTTCGATGTATCACGCATAATTCACTCCGTATTAGTCGCCGAAATCTTGAGCGGCCATCCACTCATCATTAAATAATTTTGATAGGTAACGCGCACCCGTATCACAGGCTAAGGTGACCACGCGCTTAGGTTCAGTTTGTTCGCGGCAATATTGTAAAGCGGCCGCGATCAAGGTGCCGCTCGAAGACCCCACCATAATGCCTTCTTTCATCAATACTTCACGCGCCGTTTCAAAACTTTCACGATCGGAAATTGCGTAAGCTTTGCCTGCCAACGCGATATCACAAATAATTGGAATGAAGTCTTCTCCGATACCCTCGACACGCCAGCTACCTGCTTCTACTTCTTTACCTTCGTTAATTAGCGGAGCAAGAATAGAGCCCTTCGGATCGGCAAGTACCAGATCGATATCTTCTTTTTGCTCGCGCAAGTATTTCCCAACGCCGCTGAGGGTTCCACCTGAACCCACACCACATACAAACGCGTCGAGCTTCGCGTCCATTTGCTGCCAAATTTCCGGGCCTGTAGTTTCATAATGCGCTTTTACGTTTGCAGGGTTCTCGAACTGGTTGACATAAAATGCGCCGCGCTCTTTGGCAATACGCTCCGCTAAATCTTGGTAATACTCTGGGTGACCTTTTTGCACGTCTGAGCGCGTTTCTATGACTTCCGCGCCCAATGCTTTCAAGTTATAAAGTTTTTCGCGGCTCATCTTGTCGGGCAGCACAATAATCAATTTATAACCGCGTTGCGCTGCAACAATGGCTAGGCCCAATCCTGTATTACCCGCTGTCCCTTCAATCAAGGTATCGCCTGGCTTAATTTTGCCTTGTTTCTCCGCTTCATCAATCATGTATACCGCAATCCGATCTTTAATCGACATGCCCGGATTGAGCGTTTCTAACTTCAAATACAGCTCACATGGCCCCGTGTCGATATGGTTCACACGCACCATGGGCGTGTTGCCAATCATCTCCAATGCATTTTGATATACGTTCATGCGGTTACCTTTAGTTCTCATTTAAGCGTTCAAAATTAGCGCGTATGATACAAGACCTAACCGATTCGCGCCATTCAACTCTGATCTATGTTAGATCGTTTTCGCCTCACGCCTTCAATTCCTTATTCTTGATTCCTGACTTTCGATCATTGCGCAAAGCCGATAAGATGAAGGCTTCATTGGAAAGAGGAAAGTTCATGATTAATATTCGTGCATCATTAATGGCTATCACGTCTGTTACCCTCGTTGCAGGCTGCACGCCCGCCGAGCAAGACCCACAAGACGCATTCATCGCAAACCTTGCCGAACACTGTGGAAATGCCTATGAGGGACGCGTTATTAAAGGCGACGAGGAGGCAGATGCCACGTGGATGAATTCACGGATTGTTATTGAAGTTCGTGAATGTACTGAAGATCGCATTCGTATACCTTTGCACGTTGGGGATAATCATTCTCGCACTTGGGTGTTTACAGACACGATAAACGGTTTGCAATTAAAACATGATCACCGCCTCGAAGACGGCAGCCACGATCCTGTGACTTGGTATGGCGGCACCTCTTATACCGCTGGCACTGCAACCGAACAGGCCTTTCCTGCCGACGACTTCAGCAAGCAAATGTTTTCAGAACAGGGGTTAAGCGTATCGATCGACAACACTTGGATTGTTAGCTTTCCCACCGAAAACACAATGGTTTACCGTTTACTGCGTGAAAACCGTGACTTCCAAGTAGAAGTGGATTTAAGCAATCCGGTAGAAGCTCCACCAGCACCTTGGGGCTGGGAAGACAACTACCAGTACGATTTCGATTAATTCAGTTTGAAGGGAGAAGGCCGCGGCGATTCTCCCGTCATACATTGGCGATAAAGTTCGTCTAAATCGAAAACCGTTTCGTTCAAGACTCGACCTTCATTGGTGTATTGGATCGTTAATAAATTCTCATCATCGGGCTGCTCACTAAACTGAGCTCCATTACCACCCACAAACTCGTCCAAATAAATAACTCGTTGCGAAAGTAACTGTCGATCACAACTCATCACTGTCAAGAAGTGAAACGAGCCATCTGTACCGCTCGACTGAATAGTGCGAACCTCGAAGTGGTCGCGCTCAAAACTCGCCGTTTCGGTTTGTTCTGTTAAGCTAAATATCCAGAAGGTGTACCCAGAGAAAAGTATGACAAGCGTAATCCAGATTCCCAAACCAAACCTTAATGTTTTCCACTCGCGCCAATCTTTCGCGCCTTGCCGAAAAAGAAAGAATCCAGCAATTGCACTGAATACGAAGAGGATTGAAATTCCTTGCTCTGCAATGCCTCTTGATTCAGTCCATGTCCATATGGTTAAACGATCACCCGGGGCAATAAGCGGGTCGAGCCAAATAGGTAAAGTAAGTGAAAGCACTGCTGCAGCCAACCAGCCAATGCGTTGATGAATCGGCATATTGAACACTCCTCAAAACTTCAATAGCGGCAAGGTTAGCATAACTTTTATTCGAGCACAGTGGCAGGTTAAAGCTCCTTTAGACGATTAAACAAGGTATCGAGCGCCCGATAACTGAGTGCCTCTGAAAGGTGCACTCGCTGAATTTCTGTTTTTTCTTCGAGATCAGCAATGGTGCGGGCGAGTCGGAGCGTTCGATGATATGCCCGATGTGAAAGTTGGAGCTTTTCCATCGCTGCGAGCAAGTATTCATGATCATCTTCAGTTACTGCACAATGAGTTTCGAGGTTTGCCACGCTAATTTCTGAGTTCAAACATTGCTGCCTTAGGTTTTGCAGTTCTCGGGCTTGTTTAACTTTACCCGACCAATACTGGGTTGTTTCATCTTCTTTAATCTCTCGGTTTTGAGTTTGCCGCAAAGCCTCGGGTTGTCTCGGTACCTCCACCTGCAAATCAATCCGATCTAAAAAAGGGCCGGAGATACGGTTGAGGTACTTTAGAATTTGATCCGGTGTTGCTCTTGCAGAGCTCAAGTCACCATTGAAGTGCCCGCACGGAGAAGGGTTCAGCGCACCAATAAACTGAAATTGCGCAGGAAATTGCGTCTGCATTTTGGCTCGACTAATATGCACAGAGCCAGACTCTAAAGGCTCTCGCAAGGCATCGAGAATATGCCTTGGAATCTCAGTTAGTTCGTCTAAAAATAACGTACCGCGATGAGCTAACGTTATTTCTCCGGGTTTTGGGATCGAGCCCCTGTGATATACAGAATAATGTGATACCGTCAAAACGTAGGAACAGTCCTTTTAGAGCATTTTTACAGAAATAAATGATACTGTTCTTACAAAAATACGTGATACCAAGCATTCTTTTCACAGAAATAGGTGATACTTTCTTATGTATCAGCAAGTTCGAAAAATAAAACCCACTAGACGAAGCATTTCTGGTGTATATCCCTTTCGAGGAGAAGTCTCGATTCCTTTTGAATCGTCTTTGGAGCGTGACTTCATCATTCTTCAAGAAGCGAATCCCCGAGTAAGCCGGATTGTTGCACAACCCGTTGAGCTGAGTTATCGCAACAGCCAAAATCGTGCATACCGTTACACTCCGGACTTTCTTGTTTATAGAGACAATTGCTTCCCTCATGATAGCGACCATCAATGGAAACCGATGCTTGTGGAAGTAAAGCCTTTAGAAGAGCTGAGAAAAAGCTTTAGTAAACTCAAACCTAAGTTTCAGTCTGCATTTGCATTTGCCCGCTCTGAAGGATTTCTCTTTCATGTGTTCGATGAACGGCGCATTCGAACGACTAAGTTAGAGAACCTTAATTTTCTTAACCGATATAAACGATTTCCTTTTGACCAATACGACACCGAAGAGCTCGAGCTCCTGCTTTCGAGAGTTGAAGTCTTAGGTCAATGCACAATCGATAACCTAGTGACCTCACTTTATAAATCAGACAAAATGAAACTACAGACACTCGCTCAAGTCTGGCACCTGATTTCGGTGAGTACGCTCGCTTGTGACCTCTCATTGCCACTCAACTGGCAAACTGAAGTATGGATTAACGAATATGAGTAAATCAGATAAGCAGCCCACAGAGCCTTTCACTCCATCTCGCGGAAAGCTAGAAATTCAAAGAGGCTTACAAGTAATTCACAATAACTCTGCCTATGTGGTTACTGAAGTTATTTCGATCACGCAAGTCATCGCAAAAAGCCTAGATACTGAGAAGGCCATTCCATTACATATCGATAATCTTGAAGTGGTGCAAAATGAGGATTTATCTTCACTTGCGGCCAGGGATATGTTTGCGCTTCACAGTGCAGAATACGAGCGCGCCAAAGAAAGGTTCGCGATTATTGAGCCACTTCTTGAGTTTGACCATATCAGCAAAAAGGATATCGAGAAGAGAGCCCAAGAGACGGACGCAAGTGTTCCGTCTATTTACCGATGGCTAAAGCGATTTAGAGCCACCGGCGTTATTTCCAGTCTCATGATGAAGCAGCGCGGTTGGTCAAGCAATAGATCTCGTTTGCCACCGCGAGTCGACGAGATAGTGAATGACGTAATTGAAAAAGTCTACCTCTCTAAGCGCCGAAAGAGCGTAATGAAAGTAATTCAAGAAATAGAAATTCAATGCGCCAAACTGAATCTGCCTGCTCCTCACCCTAATACAGTTCGAGGACGAATTAGTAATATCGACGAGCGAATTAAGGTGCGCAGACGAGGAAATAGAGATCAAGCCAGAAATCTCTACGATCCTGCAGCAGGTACTTTCCCTAATGCAGACTATCCACTTGCGGTTATTCAAATCGACCACACACCCATGGATATAATTATCGTCGATGACGAGAATAGGCAGCCATTAGGCAGACCATTTCTGACGCTTGCCATCGATGTGTTTTCACGGTGTGTTACAGGCTATTACATCGGTTTAGAAGCACCGAATGAAACATCCGTCGCTATGTGTATTTCTCACTCCATTCTCCCCAAAGAAGGTTGGTTAGAGTTATTTGGTGTATCTGCAACCTGGGATGTCCGCGGATTCCCTGCAAAAATCCACGTGGACAATGGCGCTGACTTTAGAACTGAAACACTTCGAAGAGCATGTCGTGAATATCAAATCCAACTCGAGTATCGTCCCGTAAAGCAACCTCAGTACGGTGGCCACATTGAGCGCCTACTTGGTACCTTTATGCGAAAGCTCCATGATATAGACGGTACGACCTTTGAGAGCGTGTACAAACGAAAAAATTACGATTCAGATAAGCACGCAAGTATGACGATGAATGAGTTAGAACTCTGGCTCTTAAAGTACATCACCCAGATTTATCACACCTCCAAACATACAGGGATTGGAGTTTCACCTAATAAAAAATGGGAGCTTGGCATCTGGGGAGATGGCGTCAACAAAGGCACAGGACTTCCGGCAATACCGACTGACCCAATGACCGTTCAACTTGATTTCATGCCTCTTTTTCAACGCACAGTTCAAAAGGATGGCGTCAACATTGAAGGTGTCCAGTATTACGAGGACGTACTTCGTGCGCACATAGGCGCGAGGGATGAGACAACGAATCGAGCTCGAAAATTCATCTTCAGAAGGGATCCTCGCAACATATCGGTCATTTGGTTTTTTGATGAATCACTCAACCAATACTTTGAAATCCCATTTGCAGACCGAACACTGCCTCGCATGAGTCTTTGGCAGTTAAGAGCAATTAAGAAGCACCTCGACTCACAAGGCAGAGACAAATCAAACCATCATGAGATTCGAAGTGCATACGAAGAGCTCGAGCAGATTGAGCAAGAAGCGCGGCGTAAAACGCGTGGCGCGAGACGTAAAGCGCAGCGCGAAAAGAATTTCCAAATTCGTCCAACACCCGCTGATGTGGTAACCAATAATGTGACACCAATGCAAGA
This genomic interval from Idiomarinaceae bacterium HL-53 contains the following:
- a CDS encoding cystathionine gamma-lyase, producing the protein MRDTSKLGFATRTIHGGQEPEPVTGAVMPPIVTSSTYIQQSPGVHAGFEYSRSHNPTRFAWERAIANLEGGRNGYAFGSGMAATSTILEILDTGDHVVAMDDLYGGSFRLFDKVRERSAGLQFSYVDLVDLDAVKGSLRAETKMIWIETPSNPMLKLVDIEAIVKIARAHREDMIVVVDNTFATPYNQRPLELGADIIMHSATKYLNGHSDMVGGVAVVGDRDDLVEKMTFLQNAVGAIAGPFDSYLALRGVKTLALRMRQHNEAALEIAKWLEAHPKVRKVVHPGLESHPQHELAKRQMQGFGGMISIFLEGDIESARKFLEAVEIFALAESLGGVESLIEHPAIMTHASIPKENREKLGIHDNFVRISVGIEETADLIADLEQALDAF
- a CDS encoding cystathionine beta-synthase (acetylserine-dependent), giving the protein MNVYQNALEMIGNTPMVRVNHIDTGPCELYLKLETLNPGMSIKDRIAVYMIDEAEKQGKIKPGDTLIEGTAGNTGLGLAIVAAQRGYKLIIVLPDKMSREKLYNLKALGAEVIETRSDVQKGHPEYYQDLAERIAKERGAFYVNQFENPANVKAHYETTGPEIWQQMDAKLDAFVCGVGSGGTLSGVGKYLREQKEDIDLVLADPKGSILAPLINEGKEVEAGSWRVEGIGEDFIPIICDIALAGKAYAISDRESFETAREVLMKEGIMVGSSSGTLIAAALQYCREQTEPKRVVTLACDTGARYLSKLFNDEWMAAQDFGD
- a CDS encoding magnesium chelatase family protein; translated protein: MTVSHYSVYHRGSIPKPGEITLAHRGTLFLDELTEIPRHILDALREPLESGSVHISRAKMQTQFPAQFQFIGALNPSPCGHFNGDLSSARATPDQILKYLNRISGPFLDRIDLQVEVPRQPEALRQTQNREIKEDETTQYWSGKVKQARELQNLRQQCLNSEISVANLETHCAVTEDDHEYLLAAMEKLQLSHRAYHRTLRLARTIADLEEKTEIQRVHLSEALSYRALDTLFNRLKEL
- a CDS encoding TnsA endonuclease C terminal gives rise to the protein MYQQVRKIKPTRRSISGVYPFRGEVSIPFESSLERDFIILQEANPRVSRIVAQPVELSYRNSQNRAYRYTPDFLVYRDNCFPHDSDHQWKPMLVEVKPLEELRKSFSKLKPKFQSAFAFARSEGFLFHVFDERRIRTTKLENLNFLNRYKRFPFDQYDTEELELLLSRVEVLGQCTIDNLVTSLYKSDKMKLQTLAQVWHLISVSTLACDLSLPLNWQTEVWINEYE
- a CDS encoding putative transposase encodes the protein MSKSDKQPTEPFTPSRGKLEIQRGLQVIHNNSAYVVTEVISITQVIAKSLDTEKAIPLHIDNLEVVQNEDLSSLAARDMFALHSAEYERAKERFAIIEPLLEFDHISKKDIEKRAQETDASVPSIYRWLKRFRATGVISSLMMKQRGWSSNRSRLPPRVDEIVNDVIEKVYLSKRRKSVMKVIQEIEIQCAKLNLPAPHPNTVRGRISNIDERIKVRRRGNRDQARNLYDPAAGTFPNADYPLAVIQIDHTPMDIIIVDDENRQPLGRPFLTLAIDVFSRCVTGYYIGLEAPNETSVAMCISHSILPKEGWLELFGVSATWDVRGFPAKIHVDNGADFRTETLRRACREYQIQLEYRPVKQPQYGGHIERLLGTFMRKLHDIDGTTFESVYKRKNYDSDKHASMTMNELELWLLKYITQIYHTSKHTGIGVSPNKKWELGIWGDGVNKGTGLPAIPTDPMTVQLDFMPLFQRTVQKDGVNIEGVQYYEDVLRAHIGARDETTNRARKFIFRRDPRNISVIWFFDESLNQYFEIPFADRTLPRMSLWQLRAIKKHLDSQGRDKSNHHEIRSAYEELEQIEQEARRKTRGARRKAQREKNFQIRPTPADVVTNNVTPMQEQGLNTGAPQKDSGIPDDEYFDLIKDIRAFDED